Proteins encoded within one genomic window of Lysinibacillus sphaericus:
- a CDS encoding sensor histidine kinase, producing the protein MMEKMRPTPEELLTRFHQEQTTVGRLKIFIGYAAGVGKTYAMLDAAHLAKKLGKDVVIGYIEPHPRPETLALLDGLEQIPTRTIHYKGRTFQELDIDAVLERKPEIVLIDELAHSNVPVMRHTKRFGDVEELLAKGIHVYTTVNIQHIESLHDVVEEITGVKVRERIPDYLIDQAALIKIVDIEPDELIQRLIEGKIYSKQQAEKALASFFRKQNLVALREIALRRTADTINYKQINDSESIRQTTQIEEHILVGISSSPTNAKVIRTAARLAQALHGKFTALYVQKVKEGDDNDANSERLQQHIKLTEQLGGHVVIVQENDVAAALANYAQMSGVTKLVLGRTVMKKKWWQPNAKIIDRLNDYVPNLAIHIVPDQENEQFYFPDLRNRLTFEWLDLLKMSVVFSLASCLALFFFTMGVSESNIITIYILSVLILAIWSSGWLMTIISSAVAVLLFNFLFTEPRFSLEAYHRDYPMTFMIMFFSGIITSSLTKKIKEQAIVAVRKSYRMEVLLETNRKLQHAKSIEDIITEGMSQIVKLVEKPVQFFEIENNMIAKSVFFPTPTLSNTENTKVATLFKNTNELGVVHWVINNNHFAGVSTDIFPEVNGYYLPVLSSGSVKGVVGIALSKQTPLPAFERHILNAIMNDFSFALDKWYLQNLNEKVAREAELEQMRANLLRAISHDLRTPLTTISGNADILLTNTVQIPDTEKTRLYEDIYKNSRWLVQMVENLLAVSMLEDGQFALEMQLELVEDIIQEALLHVIPRNNTHHISYHVEPELVMALMDARLIIQVLINIINNALTYTPAGSDISFIAKEEGEYVHFSIADNGPGIDDSLKEKLFEPFITGKVQRSDSRRGLGLGLALCQTILTLHDSKLVVEDNYPNGTIFRFTLKKGVVSIDE; encoded by the coding sequence ATGATGGAAAAAATGCGCCCCACTCCCGAAGAGCTTTTAACAAGGTTTCATCAGGAACAAACAACTGTCGGTAGATTGAAGATATTTATTGGGTATGCAGCCGGCGTCGGAAAAACGTATGCTATGCTAGATGCCGCACATTTAGCAAAAAAACTTGGAAAAGATGTAGTAATTGGCTATATAGAGCCACATCCTCGACCAGAAACATTAGCATTACTTGATGGGCTTGAACAAATACCTACTAGAACAATCCATTATAAAGGGAGAACTTTTCAAGAATTGGATATTGATGCGGTATTGGAGCGTAAACCGGAAATTGTCCTTATCGATGAGTTGGCTCATAGCAACGTTCCGGTTATGCGACATACAAAACGTTTTGGAGACGTGGAAGAATTACTAGCAAAAGGCATTCATGTCTATACAACCGTTAATATTCAACATATTGAAAGTCTTCATGATGTTGTAGAAGAAATTACTGGGGTAAAAGTGCGCGAACGTATTCCAGATTATTTAATCGATCAAGCCGCGCTTATTAAAATTGTAGATATCGAACCTGATGAGTTAATTCAACGCTTAATAGAAGGAAAAATATATTCCAAACAACAAGCTGAAAAAGCGTTAGCATCTTTTTTTCGCAAACAAAATTTAGTAGCACTGCGGGAAATCGCCCTGCGTAGAACGGCAGATACGATTAATTACAAACAAATAAATGACAGCGAATCGATTAGGCAAACGACACAAATTGAAGAGCATATTTTAGTTGGTATTAGTAGCTCCCCAACCAACGCAAAAGTCATTCGCACTGCTGCCAGACTTGCTCAAGCCTTACATGGTAAATTCACGGCGCTTTATGTACAAAAGGTGAAAGAAGGTGACGATAACGACGCGAACTCGGAGCGGTTACAACAGCATATTAAATTGACCGAACAACTTGGCGGACATGTCGTAATCGTGCAGGAGAATGATGTCGCAGCAGCGCTTGCTAATTATGCTCAAATGAGTGGCGTCACAAAACTGGTACTCGGCAGGACGGTGATGAAAAAGAAATGGTGGCAGCCCAATGCAAAAATCATCGATCGACTCAATGATTATGTACCAAATCTCGCTATTCATATCGTGCCAGACCAAGAAAACGAACAATTTTATTTTCCAGATCTTCGCAATCGACTAACTTTTGAATGGTTAGATTTGTTGAAGATGTCCGTCGTGTTTAGCTTGGCGTCATGTTTAGCCTTATTTTTCTTCACAATGGGCGTCAGCGAATCGAATATTATTACAATATATATTCTTAGTGTGTTAATTCTTGCGATTTGGTCATCTGGATGGCTCATGACTATTATTAGCTCGGCTGTAGCTGTACTATTATTCAACTTTTTATTTACAGAGCCACGATTTTCACTGGAAGCATATCATCGAGACTATCCGATGACATTTATGATTATGTTTTTCTCTGGCATTATTACAAGTAGCTTAACGAAAAAGATAAAAGAGCAGGCCATCGTAGCCGTCCGAAAATCCTATCGAATGGAAGTGTTGCTTGAAACGAATCGCAAATTACAACACGCTAAGTCCATTGAAGATATCATTACAGAAGGCATGTCTCAAATTGTTAAATTAGTAGAGAAACCTGTCCAATTTTTTGAAATAGAAAATAACATGATTGCTAAATCTGTTTTTTTTCCAACACCAACTCTATCAAATACTGAAAATACGAAAGTAGCTACCCTATTTAAAAATACAAATGAACTAGGCGTCGTTCATTGGGTCATCAACAATAACCACTTTGCTGGCGTGTCAACTGACATTTTCCCAGAAGTAAACGGCTATTATTTGCCCGTTCTTTCAAGTGGCAGTGTAAAGGGTGTCGTTGGCATTGCGCTTTCAAAGCAAACCCCATTACCTGCATTTGAACGCCATATTTTAAATGCCATTATGAATGATTTTTCGTTTGCGTTAGATAAATGGTATTTGCAAAACTTAAATGAAAAAGTTGCAAGAGAAGCTGAACTTGAACAAATGAGAGCGAATCTTTTGCGTGCTATCTCGCATGATTTACGGACACCACTGACCACGATTTCTGGGAATGCGGATATATTGTTAACGAATACAGTTCAAATTCCAGATACAGAAAAAACTCGATTATATGAAGATATCTATAAAAATTCAAGATGGCTTGTGCAAATGGTCGAAAACTTACTAGCCGTTTCGATGTTAGAGGATGGACAATTTGCCCTCGAAATGCAGCTGGAGCTAGTGGAGGATATTATTCAAGAGGCGTTGCTACATGTAATTCCACGCAACAATACGCATCATATTTCTTATCATGTAGAGCCCGAATTAGTCATGGCTTTGATGGATGCACGTCTGATTATTCAAGTGCTTATTAATATTATTAATAATGCCCTAACGTATACACCTGCTGGTAGTGACATCTCTTTTATCGCAAAAGAGGAAGGCGAATATGTACATTTTAGTATAGCTGATAATGGACCAGGTATTGACGATTCATTAAAAGAAAAGCTGTTTGAACCATTTATCACTGGGAAAGTGCAGCGCAGTGATAGCCGAAGAGGCTTAGGGTTAGGATTAGCATTATGTCAGACGATTTTAACTTTACACGATAGTAAATTAGTAGTTGAAGATAACTACCCGAACGGAACCATCTTTCGTTTTACTTTAAAAAAAGGAGTTGTCAGTATCGATGAATAA
- a CDS encoding potassium-transporting ATPase subunit F → MWIVIGIILILLFGYLGHALLYPEKY, encoded by the coding sequence ATGTGGATTGTTATTGGAATAATACTTATATTGCTTTTTGGATATTTAGGGCATGCCCTATTATATCCGGAAAAATATTAA
- the kdpA gene encoding potassium-transporting ATPase subunit KdpA, giving the protein MWQIAIVCIIYLPLVILTGHYLFRVTMHKKTWLDPLMDKVDHVIYKVCGIKQVDMTGKQYVLSLIISNAFMVFIGYILLRIQSFLLLNPNDIENMEASLSFNTIISFMTNTNLQHYSGESGLSYLSQMLVIIFMMFTSAATGYAACMAFCRRLVAKSDTLGNFFVDFVRVITRVLMPISIVVAIILVSQGAPQTFSANQTVQTIEGKMQDIALGPVASLESIKHVGTNGGGFNGANSTTPFENPTVISNIVEMLSMMLLPGACVVAFSLMVAYRKKKTIFGKQGLAIFAAMGMLFLIGLVTVYIAERAGNPLISNLGITQELGSMEGKEMRFGVAQSALFTTVTTAFTTGSVNNMHDTLTPIGGMVPMFNMMLNVVFGGKGVGLMNMMMYVLLTIFIACLMIGRTPQFLGKKIEEKEMKLIALCILIHPAIILLFSALAVATTSGVAGITNPGAHGLSQVLYEFASASANNGSGFEGLADNSTFWNVTTGLAMFFGRYLTIILQLAIASLLAKKMWHSDSVGTLKTDTSMFTFLLVAIVLMIGALTFLPALALGPITEHLQIHS; this is encoded by the coding sequence ATGTGGCAAATAGCCATTGTTTGTATTATTTATTTACCGCTTGTTATCCTGACCGGCCATTATCTTTTTCGTGTGACAATGCATAAAAAAACATGGCTCGATCCATTAATGGATAAAGTGGATCATGTGATTTATAAGGTATGCGGCATTAAACAAGTGGATATGACAGGTAAGCAATATGTATTGTCATTAATTATTTCAAATGCTTTTATGGTTTTTATCGGATACATTCTTTTACGCATTCAATCTTTTTTGCTGTTAAATCCAAATGATATAGAAAATATGGAGGCATCACTTTCTTTTAATACCATCATTTCGTTTATGACCAACACCAATCTACAACATTATAGTGGTGAATCTGGTTTAAGTTATTTGTCACAAATGCTTGTTATTATTTTTATGATGTTTACATCTGCAGCGACTGGCTACGCTGCTTGTATGGCGTTCTGTAGACGATTAGTTGCAAAAAGTGATACATTAGGCAATTTCTTTGTAGATTTTGTGCGTGTGATTACACGTGTTTTAATGCCTATTTCCATCGTAGTTGCCATTATTTTAGTATCGCAAGGAGCACCTCAAACATTCAGTGCCAATCAAACTGTTCAAACAATCGAAGGAAAAATGCAAGATATCGCATTGGGACCAGTTGCCTCACTTGAATCTATTAAACATGTAGGTACAAATGGAGGTGGGTTTAATGGTGCTAATTCCACAACGCCTTTTGAAAACCCTACGGTTATATCAAATATCGTAGAAATGCTATCTATGATGTTGCTACCAGGTGCTTGTGTTGTTGCCTTTAGTCTAATGGTTGCTTATAGAAAGAAAAAAACAATATTCGGCAAGCAAGGGCTAGCGATCTTTGCTGCAATGGGTATGCTATTTCTTATAGGGTTAGTGACAGTGTATATTGCTGAGCGTGCGGGTAACCCCCTTATTAGTAACCTGGGAATTACTCAGGAGCTTGGCAGTATGGAAGGAAAAGAAATGCGCTTTGGGGTAGCCCAATCTGCCCTTTTCACTACAGTCACAACTGCCTTTACAACGGGCTCGGTCAATAACATGCACGATACATTAACCCCAATTGGTGGAATGGTGCCGATGTTTAATATGATGTTAAATGTTGTATTTGGGGGCAAGGGTGTTGGGCTGATGAATATGATGATGTATGTCTTACTAACGATTTTCATCGCATGTTTAATGATTGGTCGCACGCCACAGTTTTTAGGAAAGAAAATTGAGGAAAAGGAAATGAAGTTAATAGCACTTTGTATTTTAATTCATCCTGCAATTATCCTACTGTTTTCTGCGCTTGCTGTTGCCACAACATCTGGGGTAGCTGGTATTACAAATCCAGGGGCACACGGTTTATCGCAAGTACTATATGAGTTTGCTTCAGCATCTGCCAACAATGGCTCTGGCTTTGAAGGATTAGCTGATAACTCAACGTTTTGGAATGTGACGACAGGGTTAGCTATGTTTTTTGGTCGCTATTTAACCATTATCCTTCAATTAGCAATTGCTTCACTACTTGCTAAAAAAATGTGGCACAGCGATTCAGTTGGAACATTGAAAACAGATACCTCAATGTTTACATTTTTGCTTGTTGCCATTGTACTGATGATTGGTGCGCTAACATTTTTACCCGCATTAGCACTTGGACCAATTACGGAGCATTTACAAATACATTCCTAA
- the kdpB gene encoding potassium-transporting ATPase subunit KdpB codes for METVRKGFITSDLVKSSLIGALKKFNPVTMIKNPVMFVVEIGFIFVLLLSFFPNLLGGAEGEHAQLYNAIVAIILFVTILFANFAESIAEGRGKAQVQTLKNTKTDTQARVLLADGTEVMKQAHELKKGDIVLVQAGEVIPNDGEVIEGIATVDESAITGESAPVVKERSGDFSSVTGGTTVTSDWLMIEITSLPGESFLDKMIALIEGASRKKTPNEIALNTLLVSLTIIFLLVVVTLYPMTTYLNVHISIATLIALTVCLIPTTIGGLLSAIGIAGMDRVTQFNVIAMSGRAVEACGDVDTLILDKTGTITYGNRMATEFLPVKGVDQQTLMQAAWLSSLTDDTPEGKSILSLACDLGVTTTDEQQLIQYSEHIPFTAQTRMSGLNLQDGTIIRKGAYDTIKQDSLAAGQHIPTNLEQLVHQVSAVGGTPLVVSLNHNILGVIHLKDVVKSGLKERFEQLRAMGIKTIMCTGDNPLTAAAIAKESGVDSFIAESKPEDKIKVIKDEQALGKVVAMTGDGTNDAPALAQANVGLAMNSGTNAAKEAANMVDLDSNPTKIIEVVEIGKQLLMTRGALTTFSIANDVAKYFAIIPAMLMVAVPEMNALNIMQLHSPTSAIISALIFNAVIIPMLIPIAIKGVKYKPMSATKLLQKNLFVYGLGGILAPFIGIKVIDLLTGPLLTMLGL; via the coding sequence ATGGAAACTGTAAGAAAAGGTTTTATCACGAGCGATTTAGTAAAGAGCTCATTGATAGGCGCATTGAAGAAATTTAATCCAGTTACGATGATAAAAAATCCCGTCATGTTTGTCGTAGAAATCGGTTTTATTTTTGTTCTGTTGTTATCGTTTTTTCCTAATCTACTTGGCGGCGCGGAAGGAGAGCATGCTCAGCTCTATAATGCCATTGTCGCTATCATTCTCTTTGTTACGATTTTATTTGCTAACTTTGCAGAATCCATCGCTGAAGGGCGGGGAAAAGCACAAGTACAAACGTTAAAAAATACAAAGACAGATACACAAGCACGTGTCCTTTTAGCGGATGGTACAGAAGTGATGAAACAGGCACATGAGCTGAAAAAAGGGGATATTGTTTTAGTGCAAGCAGGGGAAGTGATTCCAAATGATGGCGAGGTCATTGAAGGGATTGCCACAGTCGATGAATCAGCCATTACTGGTGAGTCTGCACCAGTTGTAAAAGAACGCAGTGGAGATTTTTCATCTGTTACTGGTGGTACGACTGTCACAAGTGATTGGCTAATGATTGAAATTACTTCACTGCCAGGAGAGTCATTTTTAGATAAAATGATTGCCCTCATCGAAGGAGCAAGTCGGAAAAAAACACCTAATGAAATAGCGTTAAATACATTGTTAGTTAGCTTGACAATCATCTTTTTATTAGTGGTCGTGACATTATATCCAATGACTACTTATTTAAATGTACACATTTCCATTGCAACGTTAATTGCACTGACAGTTTGCTTAATACCAACGACCATCGGCGGTTTACTTTCTGCTATTGGTATTGCTGGTATGGACCGAGTGACGCAGTTTAATGTCATTGCAATGTCTGGTAGAGCTGTGGAAGCTTGCGGAGACGTAGATACTCTTATATTAGATAAAACAGGCACAATAACGTACGGTAATCGCATGGCAACTGAGTTTTTACCAGTCAAAGGAGTTGACCAACAAACTTTGATGCAAGCTGCATGGCTTAGTTCGCTGACAGATGATACACCAGAAGGGAAATCTATCTTATCATTGGCATGTGATTTAGGGGTAACTACAACGGATGAACAACAACTGATTCAATATAGTGAGCATATTCCCTTTACTGCACAGACAAGGATGAGTGGATTGAACTTGCAGGATGGGACGATCATTCGAAAAGGGGCTTATGATACGATTAAACAAGATAGTCTTGCAGCAGGACAACATATTCCTACAAATTTGGAACAGTTAGTGCATCAAGTATCTGCTGTTGGGGGCACACCACTTGTTGTGTCGTTGAATCATAATATCTTGGGTGTCATCCATCTGAAAGATGTTGTAAAATCCGGTTTGAAAGAACGCTTTGAACAGTTGCGAGCAATGGGCATCAAAACAATTATGTGCACAGGGGATAATCCACTAACAGCAGCCGCTATTGCTAAAGAATCCGGCGTTGACAGTTTTATTGCTGAAAGTAAGCCAGAGGATAAAATAAAGGTGATTAAAGATGAGCAGGCACTTGGAAAAGTTGTGGCGATGACTGGGGACGGTACCAATGACGCACCAGCTTTAGCACAGGCGAATGTCGGTCTTGCTATGAATTCAGGAACGAATGCAGCAAAAGAAGCTGCCAACATGGTTGATTTAGATTCAAATCCAACTAAAATAATTGAAGTTGTAGAGATTGGAAAGCAATTATTAATGACGCGTGGTGCACTTACAACATTCAGTATTGCAAACGATGTGGCAAAATATTTCGCTATTATACCTGCTATGTTAATGGTTGCAGTACCTGAAATGAATGCGCTCAACATTATGCAACTTCATTCGCCGACAAGTGCCATCATTTCCGCTTTAATTTTCAATGCGGTGATTATTCCGATGTTAATTCCCATTGCGATAAAAGGCGTAAAGTATAAGCCGATGAGTGCTACAAAATTATTACAGAAAAACTTATTTGTTTATGGACTAGGTGGTATCCTTGCGCCGTTTATCGGTATAAAGGTGATCGATTTACTAACAGGGCCACTGTTAACCATGCTTGGTCTATAG
- the kdpC gene encoding K(+)-transporting ATPase subunit C encodes MNRFWDNVKQAIMVSFIMFVVCGLIYPVTVTGIAQGLFKHQANGSIVEVDGKAVGSEKLGQAFTSAAFFKGRVSSINYNVYTQEDIVPDNNGEIAYGGVSSGTFNYAPSNPELTKRIEGDIQAFLQANPTIKRQDIPADLMTASGSGLDPHISVQAARIQIDRIANASGLSEKEIEKIVEANTEGRALGLFGEEKVNFLMANLAIFKQMKDNE; translated from the coding sequence ATGAATAGATTTTGGGACAATGTCAAGCAAGCAATAATGGTTTCTTTCATCATGTTTGTAGTCTGTGGTTTAATTTACCCTGTGACGGTAACGGGTATCGCACAAGGGCTATTTAAGCATCAGGCGAATGGTAGCATTGTGGAAGTTGACGGAAAAGCTGTTGGTTCGGAAAAGCTTGGGCAAGCCTTTACATCAGCAGCGTTTTTTAAGGGCCGTGTTTCATCTATTAACTATAATGTTTATACACAAGAAGATATTGTACCAGATAACAATGGTGAGATAGCTTATGGTGGCGTGAGCTCTGGAACGTTCAATTATGCTCCGTCCAATCCAGAATTAACAAAACGTATAGAGGGAGATATTCAAGCGTTTTTACAGGCAAACCCGACTATAAAAAGACAAGACATTCCTGCTGATCTTATGACGGCATCCGGATCGGGTTTAGACCCACATATTAGTGTGCAAGCAGCGCGCATTCAAATCGATCGAATTGCCAATGCAAGCGGGCTGTCAGAGAAGGAAATCGAAAAAATTGTGGAGGCTAATACAGAAGGGCGGGCGCTCGGTCTATTTGGGGAAGAGAAAGTGAACTTCTTAATGGCGAATTTAGCTATTTTTAAACAAATGAAGGACAATGAATAA
- a CDS encoding 2,3-butanediol dehydrogenase — protein sequence MKAARWYKARDIRVENIEEPSIASGKVKIKVHWTGICGSDLHEYAAGPIFIPVEQPHSISKDIAPIVMGHEFSGEVVEVGEGVTKVKIGDAVVVEPILSCGECAACKKGKYNICKQLGFHGLSGGGGGLSEYTVVDDHMVHKMPAGLSYEQGALVEPAAVALHAVRQSKLKAGDKAAVFGTGPIGLLVIEALRASGASEIYAVELSAERAAKAMELGATAVINPQDEDAVERLHALTNGGVDVAFEVTGVPVVLQQAIDSTTFEGETIIVSIWESSASIQPNNIVLSERTVKGIIAYRDIFPAVMELMTKGYFPADKLVTKRIGLDDVVTEGFEALMKEKNHIKILVNSQS from the coding sequence ATGAAAGCAGCAAGATGGTATAAAGCAAGAGATATCCGTGTAGAAAACATTGAGGAGCCTTCCATTGCATCCGGTAAAGTAAAAATTAAAGTACATTGGACAGGCATTTGTGGAAGCGATTTACATGAGTATGCAGCAGGACCAATCTTTATTCCAGTTGAACAGCCACACTCTATCAGTAAAGATATAGCACCTATTGTAATGGGCCATGAGTTTTCTGGCGAGGTAGTTGAAGTTGGGGAAGGTGTTACAAAAGTAAAAATTGGAGATGCTGTCGTTGTCGAACCTATTCTCTCTTGTGGCGAATGTGCTGCTTGTAAAAAAGGGAAGTACAACATTTGTAAACAACTAGGTTTCCACGGACTTTCTGGCGGTGGTGGCGGATTGTCAGAATATACTGTGGTAGATGACCACATGGTACACAAAATGCCAGCAGGACTTTCTTATGAACAAGGTGCTCTTGTAGAACCAGCCGCAGTAGCTTTACATGCAGTTCGCCAAAGCAAATTAAAAGCTGGCGATAAAGCCGCAGTTTTTGGAACAGGGCCAATTGGTCTTCTTGTTATCGAAGCATTACGGGCATCTGGAGCTTCCGAAATTTATGCGGTGGAACTTTCAGCAGAACGTGCTGCAAAGGCGATGGAACTAGGAGCAACAGCTGTTATTAATCCGCAAGATGAAGATGCTGTTGAACGTCTTCATGCCTTAACAAATGGCGGTGTGGATGTGGCATTTGAAGTTACTGGCGTTCCTGTTGTTTTACAGCAAGCTATTGACTCCACTACGTTCGAAGGTGAAACAATCATCGTTTCTATATGGGAATCAAGCGCTTCTATCCAGCCAAATAATATTGTATTGTCTGAGCGTACTGTGAAAGGTATTATTGCCTATCGAGATATCTTCCCAGCTGTTATGGAGTTAATGACCAAAGGATATTTCCCAGCGGACAAACTTGTAACTAAGCGCATTGGGCTCGATGATGTTGTAACAGAAGGCTTTGAAGCGTTAATGAAAGAGAAAAACCATATTAAAATTCTTGTCAATTCACAAAGCTAA
- a CDS encoding DEAD/DEAH box helicase: protein MSKYTDYNFQPFLQDAIAKLGFTEPTPIQKEIIPLILKGKSAIGQAHTGTGKTHSFLIPIVQRIQVDKQEVQAVITSPTRELAQQIFDALNQLIEGTDIQAKLFIGGTDKQRSIDKLKTQPQIVVGTPGRIRDLVSAQALFVHTAPMLVVDEADLAFDMGFIEEIDGFASQMPEKLEMFVFSATIPERLQPFLKKYMEAPVHVHMNDKRPVAEGIDFVLVPVRSKSRNRRLQDVIEGINPFLAVIFTNTRKNAEQVAGYLNEQGIRCGQIHGDLTPRDRKKMMKQIRDLEFQYIVATDLAARGIDIQGISHVINYEIPEDLEFFIHRVGRTARAGNKGTAITLFEPSDEDALARIEKMGIPFVQKDVKDGEWSELKERHARKNRVKHENEIDAKAKSLVRKPKKVKPGYKRNMKWEMEKIKKRERRIKARGKK from the coding sequence ATGTCAAAATATACTGATTATAATTTTCAGCCATTTTTGCAGGACGCAATTGCAAAGCTTGGCTTCACAGAACCAACACCAATACAAAAGGAAATTATTCCACTAATCCTGAAAGGGAAAAGTGCGATTGGACAAGCACATACGGGTACAGGGAAAACACATAGTTTCCTTATTCCAATCGTACAACGCATTCAAGTCGACAAACAAGAGGTACAAGCGGTTATTACCTCTCCAACACGCGAGTTGGCTCAACAAATTTTTGATGCGTTAAATCAATTAATAGAAGGAACAGACATTCAAGCGAAATTATTTATTGGGGGTACGGACAAACAACGCTCCATTGATAAGTTAAAAACGCAACCACAAATCGTTGTTGGTACACCAGGACGTATTCGTGACCTTGTTTCAGCTCAAGCGTTATTTGTGCATACGGCACCAATGTTAGTTGTGGACGAAGCGGACTTAGCGTTCGATATGGGCTTTATCGAAGAGATTGATGGCTTTGCTTCTCAAATGCCAGAAAAGCTTGAAATGTTCGTGTTCTCTGCAACAATTCCAGAACGCTTACAGCCATTCTTAAAAAAATACATGGAAGCGCCTGTTCATGTTCATATGAACGATAAACGTCCCGTGGCAGAAGGTATTGATTTCGTCCTTGTACCTGTTCGTTCGAAATCTCGTAACAGACGTTTACAGGATGTTATTGAAGGCATTAACCCGTTTTTAGCGGTCATTTTTACCAATACACGTAAAAATGCAGAGCAAGTTGCGGGCTATTTAAACGAGCAAGGGATTCGTTGTGGTCAAATTCATGGTGATTTAACGCCACGTGATCGTAAAAAAATGATGAAGCAAATTCGCGATTTAGAGTTTCAATATATCGTAGCAACAGATCTTGCAGCGCGCGGTATCGATATTCAAGGAATTTCACATGTCATTAACTATGAAATTCCAGAAGATCTAGAATTCTTTATTCACCGTGTTGGACGAACAGCACGTGCAGGCAATAAAGGAACAGCGATTACATTATTTGAGCCTTCTGACGAGGATGCATTAGCTCGTATTGAGAAAATGGGTATACCGTTTGTACAAAAGGATGTCAAAGATGGTGAATGGTCGGAACTAAAAGAGCGTCATGCACGTAAAAACCGCGTGAAGCACGAAAATGAGATTGATGCGAAAGCAAAATCTTTAGTACGTAAGCCGAAAAAAGTAAAACCAGGTTACAAACGTAATATGAAATGGGAAATGGAAAAAATTAAAAAACGCGAACGTCGCATAAAAGCTCGCGGCAAAAAATAA
- a CDS encoding deoxyribonuclease IV, which yields MLLGSHVSMSGKEMLLGSSKEALSYGANTFMIYTGAPQNTRRKSIADLNIMNGLLHMKEHGMTNIVVHAPYIINIANTEKPETFRLGVDFLQSEIERTAALEATQIVLHPGAHVGAGADAGIAKIIEGLNEVLSQDYPVQIALETMAGKGTECGRSFEELAKIIDGVTHNERLSVCFDTCHTHDAGYNIVEDFDGVLNEFDKIIGVDRIKVLHINDSKNVRGAGKDRHENIGFGHIGFDALKYVVHHPQLMAVPKILETPFVALNSDAKTKTAPYKYEIDMLRSGEYKPELINALRGE from the coding sequence ATGTTACTTGGCTCACATGTTTCAATGAGCGGCAAAGAAATGTTGCTCGGCTCTAGTAAAGAAGCTCTTTCTTATGGTGCGAACACCTTTATGATTTATACAGGTGCTCCACAAAACACGCGTCGAAAATCCATTGCAGACCTTAATATTATGAATGGTCTGTTGCACATGAAAGAGCACGGCATGACAAATATTGTTGTGCATGCTCCTTATATTATTAATATTGCTAATACAGAAAAACCAGAAACATTCCGTCTCGGTGTAGATTTCCTACAATCTGAAATTGAACGCACTGCTGCGTTGGAAGCTACACAAATAGTTTTACATCCTGGTGCCCATGTAGGTGCAGGGGCAGATGCTGGTATTGCTAAAATTATTGAAGGTTTAAATGAAGTACTTTCACAAGACTATCCCGTGCAAATTGCATTAGAAACAATGGCAGGGAAAGGAACAGAGTGTGGACGTTCTTTCGAAGAGCTTGCAAAAATAATCGATGGTGTGACACATAACGAGCGCCTTTCTGTATGCTTTGATACATGCCATACACATGATGCTGGCTATAATATTGTTGAAGATTTTGATGGGGTATTAAACGAGTTTGATAAAATAATCGGTGTAGATCGCATCAAAGTTCTTCATATAAATGACTCTAAAAACGTTCGTGGTGCAGGTAAAGACCGCCATGAAAATATCGGTTTTGGACATATCGGATTTGATGCATTAAAATACGTGGTTCATCATCCGCAATTAATGGCGGTACCGAAGATTTTAGAAACACCATTTGTTGCTCTAAATAGTGATGCGAAAACTAAAACAGCACCGTATAAATATGAAATTGATATGCTACGTAGTGGAGAATATAAGCCAGAGCTTATTAACGCCTTACGAGGAGAGTAA